The DNA region ACTCGAATACAATTGACGTCACCCTCGATGGCGAGGCCGCACACGTCGGACAGCGACCCAACCATACCCTTGTTATCGAAGGAACCGGCCCGAATACCGGATACTCATTCGCGACCAATGGGCTCATCAAGAAGAACGACGCCCACGGAGCGAGCAAAAATCCCTTAGACAAGGTCAATGCCTACGGTGCAGCGGGGGCAGTCGACAGTGGCAAGGATGCTTATACGATCGATGGGGAGCTGCAAGCCTTCGAGTTCGACCAGAACGGTGCTCTCGAAGTTACAATTGACGGGAAATCTGCCCACGTTGGGCAGCTCCCGGATCGAGCGATGACCCTTTTCACTGAACGGGAACATCAGGATGCGGAATATGAGGTTACGGTCAGTGGCTCGATTCGGGAGATGGTATGGGAGGGCCAAGGCCGCGGGAACCGGCCCGTTGAAGAGAAGACTATCGCTGGTTGGGTGTGGGGAGCCTCATATGACAAATTCACTTTCGACGGCGAAGTCGTATCGTTCGATACCAACAATCCCGACGTTCTCGAGGCCTATATCAACGACGAGAAAATCTATTAAATTAGGTTAGGAATTGGCGTAGCTTCGATGATCCGCACGTTTTGACTACTTAACCTGTATTACTTGTTCGTGACCTGGGAAGGCGAGACCTCCCGATCATTGAGATGGATCGTTGCATCTCCATTTAGGTCGAAATCGGCTACCGAACCCGAGATCGAGTAGCTATCGCGACCACCGCCATCAACTTGACCTGAAACGGTGTTCCCGGAGATATCGTCATTGTCGTCCGCTGTCGCGCCGTTCCGTGAGCTCTTTTCGACATCGCCGTCGACGGTAAACTCGTAGGTGGCTTGCTCGCCATTGCTCGAAATCGTGAGCGTACTGTCGGGGAACGAGT from Halococcus salsus includes:
- a CDS encoding pre-peptidase, with the translated sequence MNLKNSFSKTKNSQTTNHSFEESVDVSRRRFLATNAAGIVGFGAVGRATATPDEHTLVINGTGSPTTYSFTVGDNLKKSTVDGATIDDDDTIVEQSAHGTVYGGRDAYTFTGPLYSFKFDDSNTIDVTLDGEAAHVGQRPNHTLVIEGTGPNTGYSFATNGLIKKNDAHGASKNPLDKVNAYGAAGAVDSGKDAYTIDGELQAFEFDQNGALEVTIDGKSAHVGQLPDRAMTLFTEREHQDAEYEVTVSGSIREMVWEGQGRGNRPVEEKTIAGWVWGASYDKFTFDGEVVSFDTNNPDVLEAYINDEKIY